One window from the genome of Musa acuminata AAA Group cultivar baxijiao chromosome BXJ1-4, Cavendish_Baxijiao_AAA, whole genome shotgun sequence encodes:
- the LOC135586887 gene encoding phosphatidylinositol 4-phosphate 5-kinase 10-like, which yields MEQNLVLSEQEPSYHDFNSTSTFLLRCSIDSKGTQTEFEWTDYSTAVFRKLQEFDDIDINGYIDVIRGHETLRHLSNKKKVSSLHLSSDNRFALKIISKSHMKALLELLPKYYHHVKKYNNTLLAKFYGLHVVQPQGGKKVRFVVIGNILQSDLKIHKHFVLRDSPNSHHVHKTGDEEDLNMTFHLHTSLRHKLLTQLKHDCNFLEEAGIMHYSLLLGMHICSAPFEAILQVHHSSANSAGTDDCDKSSDGAESEHSHADQSFPSDGDDSSSSSPTETEGTLGVRMAARAVGSRKKESNLAPTTHATGKSQLNNVFLFLGVIDILQPYSMLKHMEHVIKSLHADSPSVSGLNPRAYSNHFQEYLSKIFPENFEVSDANML from the exons ATGGAGCAAAATCTGGTGCTGTCGGAGCAGGAACcttcttatcatgattttaattccACTTCGACTTTTTTGCTACGCTGCTCTATTGATTCTAAAGGCACACAAACTGAGTTTGAGTGGACAGATTACAGTACTGCTGTTTTCAG GAAACTTCAAGAGTTTGATGATATTGATATTAATGGATACATCGATGTGATACGTGGTCATGAAACCTTAAGGCACctttcaaacaaaaaaaaggtTTCTTCTCTCCATTTATCCAGTGATAATAGGTTTGCCTTAAAGATCATAAGCAAATCTCACATGAAG GCCCTTTTAGAACTACTGCCAAAATATTATCACCATGTGAAGAAGTACAATAACACTTTACTTGCAAAATTCTATGGGCTTCATGTTGTTCAGCCACAAGGTGGAAAAAAG GTTCGCTTTGTGGTAATTGGAAATATTCTCCAGTCAGATTTAAAGATTCACAAGCATTTTGTTCTCAGAGATTCACCGAATAGCCACCATGTGCACAAAACGGGAGATGAGGAAGATCTTAATATGACTTTTCATTTACATACATCTCTTCGGCATAAACTTCTGAC GCAATTAAAGCATGACTGCAATTTTTTGGAAGAAGCGGGCATCATGCACTACTCTCTCCTTCTCGGAATGCATATTTGTTCTGCACCTTTTGAGGCTATTCTTCAGGTTCACCACTCTTCGGCAAATTCAGCAG GCACAGATGATTGCGACAAGAGTTCAGATGGAGCTGAATCAGAGCACAGCCATGCAGATCAAAGTTTTCCATCAGATGGCGACGACTCAtcctcatcctctcctacaga AACTGAAGGTACACTTGGTGTCAGGATGGCAGCCCGGGCGGTTGGCTCTCGGAAAAAGGAAAGCAATTTGGCACCAACAACTCATGCCACGGGAAAAAGTCAACTCAACAATGTGTTCCTCTTCTTGGGGGTAATCGACATCCTTCAACCTTACAGCATGCTTAAGCACATGGAACACGTTATAAAGTCTCTGCACGCAGACTCTCCGTCGGTCTCGGGATTAAATCCCAGAGCGTACTCGAACCATTTTCAGGAGTATCTCTCGAAAATATTTCCAGAAAATTTTGAAGTCTCTGATGCCAACATGCTTTAG
- the LOC135671850 gene encoding serine/threonine-protein phosphatase PP1 isozyme 6 codes for MPMDATVLDDIIRRLLETKGGRTVKNAQVTDPEIRQLCVASKEVFVSQPILLELEAPIKICGDIHGQYADLLRLFEYGGYPPQANYLFLGDYVDRGKQSIETICLLLAYKIKYPENFFLLRGNHECASINRIYGFYDECKRRYNVRLWKVFTECFNCLPVAALVDDKILCMHGGLSPELKSLDQIRNIARPVDIPDQGLLCDLLWSDPDKDIEGWGENDRGVSYTFGSDKVAEFLQKHDLDLICRAHQVVEDGYEFFAKRQLVTIFSAPNYCGEFDNAGALMSVDGTLTCSFQILKPADKKKGFGNMLKPGTPPRKGGRC; via the exons ATGCCGATGGACGCGACGGTGCTGGATGATATCATACGGCGACTTCTGGAGACCAAAGGCGGGCGGACGGTCAAGAATGCGCAGGTGACGGACCCGGAGATCCGGCAGCTCTGCGTCGCGTCGAAGGAGGTCTTTGTCAGCCAGCCCATTCTGCTGGAGCTCGAGGCCCCCATCAAAATCTGCG GAGATATTCATGGCCAATATGCTGATCTTCTTCGCCTTTTTGAATATGGTGGATACCCACCACAAGCAAATTATTTGTTCCTTGGGGACTATGTTGATCGTGGTAAGCAGAGCATAGAAACCATATGCCTACTCCTTGCTTACAAGATTAAGTACCCAGAGAACTTCTTCCTGTTAAGGGGTAATCATGAATGTGCTTCTATTAATCGTATATATGGATTCTATGATGAGTGCAAGAGGAGATATAATGTTCGTTTGTGGAAAGTTTTTACGGAATGTTTTAACTGCCTTCCGGTTGCTGCACTTGTTGATGACAAGATACTGTGTATGCATGGGGGTTTATCTCCTGAACTAAAGAGCTTGGACCAGATCCGAAATATTGCTCGTCCAGTGGATATTCCAGACCAAGGTCTCCTTTGTGACTTGCTATGGTCAGACCCTGACAAAGATATCGAGGGTTGGGGAGAAAATGATAGAGGTGTCTCTTATACTTTTGGGTCTGACAAGGTGGCTGAGTTTCTTCAGAAGCATGATCTAGATCTCATCTGTCGTGCCCACCAG GTTGTGGAAGATGGCTATGAATTCTTTGCAAAGCGCCAACTGGTGACAATATTCTCTGCCCCAAACTATTGTGGGGAATTTGATAATGCTGGTGCTTTGATGAGTGTAGATGGCACTCTGACCTGTTCGTTTCAGATACTTAAACCAGCTGATAAGAAAAAGGGATTTGGGAATATGTTAAAACCAGGAACACCTCCCAGGAAG GGAGGGAGATGTTGA
- the LOC135671851 gene encoding large ribosomal subunit protein eL37z-like: MGKGTGSFGKRRNKTHTLCVRCGRRSFHLQKSRCGACGYPSSRIRKYNWSVKAIRRKTTGTGRMRYLRHVPRRFKSNFSEGTQAAPRKKPAAAA, from the exons ATG GGGAAGGGAACCGGCAGCTTCGGGAAGCGGAGGAACAAGACCCATACCCTCTGCGTCCGCTGCGGCCGCCGCAGCTTCCACCTTCAGAAGAGCCGCTGTGGAGCCTGCGGTTACCCATCCAGCCGGATCCGCAAAT ATAACTGGAGTGTGAAGGCGATCCGGAGGAAGACGACGGGAACTGGGAGGATGAGGTACCTCCGCCATGTTCCGCGTCGCTTCAAGAGCAACTTCAGCGAAG GCACTCAAGCGGCTCCCAGGAAGAAGCCCGCAGCTGCGGCGTAG
- the LOC103983317 gene encoding protein SPEAR3-like has product MSLLAGTRHCSRVVLSGEVMESRNYTQKLVLGSERYGSCRRRKKNSDKPKHPQRGPGVAQLEKIILQNQMIATCLSQFDCDLHKHIARVQMRYASSPSSTTTASSSSSSSSLFELHQSIMIEALETQQKWTSNKVHSVLVPQQDAIGVPLLIKQCNLLQHCLP; this is encoded by the exons ATGTCTCTTCTGGCTGGTACCAGACACTGTTCAAG GGTGGTGTTGAGTGGTGAAGTGATGGAAAGCAGAAACTACACACAGAAGCTGGTCTTAGGAAGTGAGAGATATGGGTCCTgtaggaggagaaagaagaactCAGACAAGCCAAAGCATCCTCAAAGAGGCCCTGGTGTGGCTCAATTAGAGAAGATCATATTACAGAATCAAATGATAGCAACCTGCCTCTCTCAATTTGACTGTGATCTCCACAAG CATATTGCTAGAGTACAGATGCGATATGCATCATCTCCCTCTTCAACTACTActgcctcatcatcatcatcatcatcatcactgttTGAGCTTCACCAGAGTATCATG ATAGAGGCTTTGGAGACACAGCAGAAATGGACATCAAACAAAGTGCATTCAGTTCTGGTGCCACAGCAAGATGCAATTGGTGTTCCTCTTCTCATCAAGCAGTGCAACCTACTGCAGCACTGCCTCCCTTAG
- the LOC103982280 gene encoding uncharacterized protein LOC103982280 isoform X1, with amino-acid sequence MKPCLEFFTALARCSYLQVLEFQPRRGAGKMYAETGLLLPCMQGFPQVVSGADQHLLPFTSHEDLVSTVFPGAAPTLGNLVQISFTDYDLGGDGDLFEAPKPILEESLDPITATMSVMPGYGSTITEETMKTTDTGLIQDADLSCEVFFDCKRDILTKSTTIVPSSGTVAAVQTEEDIAGAKDNSFAEGSLQKSGSFGCLGSVDYSKVLSVEPCFLGVTDMNLEVAFQMRRAYSEGDIQILGNNNSVHGNMNIIPAFKVLASFEDIKIEDKIKERRIKLSRYRKKRTKRNYGRKIKYACRKALAESQPRIRGRFAKMEDTYGCNDRAIGGRKLQQ; translated from the exons ATGAAACCCTGTTTGGAGTTCTTCACAGCTTTGGCAAGATG TTCCTACCTGCAAGTTCTTGAGTTCCAACCAAGAAGAGGAGCAGGAAAGATGTATGCAGAGACCGGGCTGCTGTTGCCCTGCATGCAGGGCTTTCCACAAGTAGTATCAGGAGCTGATCAACATCTTCTTCCGTTTACATCTCATGAAGACTTGGTCTCCACGGTCTTTCCTGGTGCTGCTCCCACCTTG GGTAACCTGGTTCAGATTTCCTTTACTGATTATGACCTGGGAGGAGATGGGGATTTGTTCGAAGCTCCAAAGCCCATATTAGAAGAATCATTAGATCCCATAACCGCTACCATGTCAGTGATGCCTGGTTATGGAAGTACTATAACAGAAGAAACAATGAAAACCACAGATACAGGGTTGATCCAAGATGCAGATCTATCGTGTGAGGTCTTCTTTGACTGCAAAAGAGATATTCTTACAAAGTCAACTACAATTGTACCTTCTTCTGGCACAGTTGCTGCAGTGCAGACTGAAGAAGATATCGCTGGAGCAAAAGATAATTCCTTTGCAGAGGGATCTTTACAGAAGAGTGGCAGTTTTGGATGCCTAGGCTCAGTGGACTACTCTAAGGTTCTCAGTGTCGAGCCATGTTTTCTCGGTGTTACTGATATGAATCTTGAGGTTGCGTTTCAGATGAGGAGGGCATACAGCGAAGGAGATATCCAG ATTCTTGGAAACAATAACTCAGTTCATGGTAACATGAACATAATTCCTGCTTTTAAGGTTTTAGCAAGCTTTGAGGATATCAAGATTGAGGACAAGATCAAAGAAAGAAGGATAAAGCTTTCCAGGTACAGGAAGAAGAGGACAAAAAGAAACTATGGAAGAAAGATCAAG TATGCTTGCAGAAAGGCTTTGGCAGAGAGTCAGCCTCGTATACGTGGAAGGTTTGCGAAGATGGAGGACACGTATGGTTGCAATGATCGAGCGATAGGAGGTCGCAAACTGCAGCAATGA
- the LOC103982280 gene encoding uncharacterized protein LOC103982280 isoform X2 gives MYAETGLLLPCMQGFPQVVSGADQHLLPFTSHEDLVSTVFPGAAPTLGNLVQISFTDYDLGGDGDLFEAPKPILEESLDPITATMSVMPGYGSTITEETMKTTDTGLIQDADLSCEVFFDCKRDILTKSTTIVPSSGTVAAVQTEEDIAGAKDNSFAEGSLQKSGSFGCLGSVDYSKVLSVEPCFLGVTDMNLEVAFQMRRAYSEGDIQILGNNNSVHGNMNIIPAFKVLASFEDIKIEDKIKERRIKLSRYRKKRTKRNYGRKIKYACRKALAESQPRIRGRFAKMEDTYGCNDRAIGGRKLQQ, from the exons ATGTATGCAGAGACCGGGCTGCTGTTGCCCTGCATGCAGGGCTTTCCACAAGTAGTATCAGGAGCTGATCAACATCTTCTTCCGTTTACATCTCATGAAGACTTGGTCTCCACGGTCTTTCCTGGTGCTGCTCCCACCTTG GGTAACCTGGTTCAGATTTCCTTTACTGATTATGACCTGGGAGGAGATGGGGATTTGTTCGAAGCTCCAAAGCCCATATTAGAAGAATCATTAGATCCCATAACCGCTACCATGTCAGTGATGCCTGGTTATGGAAGTACTATAACAGAAGAAACAATGAAAACCACAGATACAGGGTTGATCCAAGATGCAGATCTATCGTGTGAGGTCTTCTTTGACTGCAAAAGAGATATTCTTACAAAGTCAACTACAATTGTACCTTCTTCTGGCACAGTTGCTGCAGTGCAGACTGAAGAAGATATCGCTGGAGCAAAAGATAATTCCTTTGCAGAGGGATCTTTACAGAAGAGTGGCAGTTTTGGATGCCTAGGCTCAGTGGACTACTCTAAGGTTCTCAGTGTCGAGCCATGTTTTCTCGGTGTTACTGATATGAATCTTGAGGTTGCGTTTCAGATGAGGAGGGCATACAGCGAAGGAGATATCCAG ATTCTTGGAAACAATAACTCAGTTCATGGTAACATGAACATAATTCCTGCTTTTAAGGTTTTAGCAAGCTTTGAGGATATCAAGATTGAGGACAAGATCAAAGAAAGAAGGATAAAGCTTTCCAGGTACAGGAAGAAGAGGACAAAAAGAAACTATGGAAGAAAGATCAAG TATGCTTGCAGAAAGGCTTTGGCAGAGAGTCAGCCTCGTATACGTGGAAGGTTTGCGAAGATGGAGGACACGTATGGTTGCAATGATCGAGCGATAGGAGGTCGCAAACTGCAGCAATGA